A DNA window from Sulfitobacter sp. BSw21498 contains the following coding sequences:
- a CDS encoding TIGR02117 family protein, with product MPACFVIAALIGAVWAPGVAQDRAMPTRDVLLIHGPIHYDLLIPLDDISRPRFAALEARGVPLSHPDARWLVIGWGARKFYTETPTYRELKPGNVWRGVIGDDAVLRIDVIGPIDRQIKRRSVAMTERQYRTLVGNVWSELTLGPDGLPERVGVTGYTTTDGFFAAKGRFSILRTCNVWIGDQLRAAGLRFGRWTPLPLSVSLSYQLYQSDHR from the coding sequence GTGCCAGCGTGTTTTGTGATTGCTGCCCTTATTGGCGCCGTCTGGGCGCCCGGCGTAGCCCAAGACCGTGCGATGCCCACGCGCGACGTGCTTCTGATCCACGGACCGATCCATTACGATCTGCTGATTCCGCTCGATGACATTTCGCGGCCGCGTTTTGCAGCGCTCGAGGCGCGTGGCGTGCCGCTATCGCACCCTGATGCGCGCTGGCTGGTGATCGGCTGGGGCGCGCGCAAGTTTTATACGGAAACCCCGACCTATCGCGAGCTGAAGCCCGGCAATGTCTGGCGCGGTGTTATCGGCGATGACGCAGTCTTGCGGATTGACGTGATCGGCCCAATAGACCGGCAGATCAAACGCCGGAGCGTCGCGATGACAGAACGGCAGTATCGCACGCTGGTAGGTAATGTCTGGTCCGAGCTTACACTCGGGCCCGATGGCTTGCCCGAACGCGTGGGGGTCACAGGGTATACCACCACCGACGGATTCTTTGCGGCCAAAGGGCGTTTTAGCATCCTGCGCACCTGTAATGTCTGGATCGGCGACCAGCTGCGTGCGGCGGGCTTGCGTTTTGGGCGTTGGACGCCGCTGCCTCTTTCGGTCAGCCTGTCCTATCAACTTTACCAAAGCGATCACCGCTGA
- a CDS encoding zinc-finger domain-containing protein, producing the protein MTFQAPETRIVTTWRVACDGSEGALGHPRVWLQIPQDKGWVECGYCDCKFIHAEFEGKV; encoded by the coding sequence ATGACATTCCAAGCACCGGAAACCCGCATTGTGACCACCTGGCGCGTCGCCTGTGACGGCAGCGAAGGTGCCTTGGGGCACCCACGCGTCTGGCTGCAAATCCCGCAGGACAAAGGCTGGGTCGAATGTGGGTATTGCGACTGCAAGTTCATCCACGCCGAGTTTGAGGGCAAAGTCTGA